Proteins encoded in a region of the Rhodococcus sp. SBT000017 genome:
- a CDS encoding ABC transporter ATP-binding protein translates to MTKPRLHTDDITVGYDKSVISENLTVEIPDGKFTVIVGPNACGKSTLLRALSRLLKPSHGTVLLDGKAISSYPAKEVARRLGLLPQTSIAPDGISVADLVARGRYPHQKLIRQWSTTDEAAVIEAMNATAVTSLSARPVDELSGGQQQRVWVAMVLAQQTPLLLLDEPTTFLDIAHQIELLDLLATLNRENGRTLVAVLHDLNHACRYADHIIAMKDGAVVTEGAPADVVTAELVEAVFGLPCRIIDDPESHTPLVIPKVVGRRLGKA, encoded by the coding sequence GTGACGAAGCCTCGGTTGCACACCGACGACATCACGGTCGGATACGACAAGAGCGTCATCAGTGAGAACCTGACCGTCGAGATTCCCGACGGCAAGTTCACCGTCATCGTCGGACCGAATGCCTGCGGTAAGTCGACTCTGCTGCGGGCACTTTCGCGGCTGCTGAAGCCCTCGCACGGAACCGTTCTGCTGGACGGGAAGGCGATCTCGTCGTATCCCGCGAAAGAAGTTGCCCGACGCCTCGGCCTGCTTCCGCAGACTTCCATCGCACCCGACGGTATCTCGGTGGCCGATCTCGTTGCGCGGGGCCGCTATCCGCATCAGAAGCTGATCAGGCAGTGGTCGACGACGGACGAAGCCGCGGTGATCGAGGCCATGAACGCAACGGCGGTGACATCACTGTCGGCTCGTCCGGTGGACGAACTGTCCGGCGGGCAGCAGCAACGCGTCTGGGTGGCAATGGTTCTGGCGCAGCAGACGCCGCTGTTGCTGTTGGACGAGCCGACCACCTTTCTCGACATCGCCCACCAGATCGAGCTGCTCGACCTGTTGGCCACTCTCAACCGCGAGAACGGCCGCACCCTCGTGGCGGTACTGCACGACCTCAATCACGCCTGCCGGTACGCCGACCACATCATCGCGATGAAGGACGGCGCGGTGGTCACCGAGGGCGCGCCCGCCGACGTCGTCACCGCCGAGCTGGTCGAGGCGGTCTTCGGGCTGCCGTGTCGCATCATCGATGATCCGGAATCACACACTCCGTTGGTGATCCCCAAGGTGGTCGGTCGCAGGCTAGGCAAGGCTTAG